The sequence CCGCGTCATGGGTGGATGCCTCCACCACCACGTCGGGAGAAAACCCGAGGAGGTCTTCGAGGCTGGTGACCCAGGGGATCTTTCTCGACTCGAGATGCTCCCTTCCCCTGGATTCCGGCGAACGGAGATAGACCGCCACCGGTTCGCACCCGGGCACCACCCCGTCGGCGAGGTGATCAAGGACAAACCGCCCTATGGTTCCGCAGCCAAGGATGGCCACGCGCAGTTTTTTCAACGGTGCTCCTCCTCTCTATTTCTTCGGTGAAACGTCGATCCCCTTTTCGGCATAGAACTTCACGGCCCCGGGGTGGAAGGGCAGGGAGGCGATCTTCGACACGTTCTCCAGGGTAATGTAGCTTCCCACCGAGTGGATGCCCTTCAGGAAATCGGTGTGCTCGAAAATGGTTTTCGTCATGTCGTAGACATCCTGTTCGGGAAGGTCGCCCCTGCCTGACAGGGTGATCCACACGGCGAAGGTGGGAACGTCCTTTTCAAGGGACTTGTAGGCTTCTTTGGGGATTTCGGCGGAGACGAAATGGCCGAACTTCCCGGTGAACTTCTCGATCTCTTCCTTCGAAAGCTCGATGAGCTTGACTGCGTGGCTTGTCTCCAGGTCCACCACCCAAGGCGCGGGGGCGGCGGTGTTCACTATGGCCGCGTCAACGGAGCCGTCACGGAAGGCGTTGGTGGTCTCCGCGAAGGAGAGATACTGGGGCTGGATATCGTCCAGCGTCATTCCCATGGTCTCCAGGATGATCTGGTTCGTGGCGAGGATGCCGCTTCCGGGAGAACCCACGGAAATCCGCTTGCCCTTCAGGTCCGAGAAGGAGTTGATGGGGGAATCCTTCAGCGTGACGATCTGGATCACGTTGGGGTACAGGGGAGCGATGGCCACCATGTCCACCGGGGCCTTGAACTGGGCCTTTCCCGCCAGGGCGTTCTGCATGACGTCCACCTGCATGACGCCGAGTTCCACCCTCTTGCTGTCCAGGAGCTTGACGTTTTCCACCGAGCCCGCCGTCACCTCGGCCACGGAGTTCACGCCGAGCTGCTTGCCGAACAGGTCGGCGATTCCGGCGGCCATGATGTAAAACGTTCCCGCCGTACCGGCTCCCGCTATGGAAACCTGCTTCAGCTCAAGGGCCGAAGCCGTCACAGGAACCCCGAAACACATCATGAGCGCCGCCGCAAGTGCTATTCCTTTCCATGCCTTTCCTTTCATCTTCTCTTCCTCCTTTGTATGGTGTGCTCTCATTTCACCGCCGTCCGAAAAAGACGCTGAACCGTGTATCATTTCCTCATATTCTTCCGGAATGCCCATACTGCAACAGCCAGCAGAATACCTGCGATATTGCTCGGCCACCCCGGCAGAATAAGGAGAATGCCGGCGACGCAGAGCACCGCCCGTTCCGGAAGGGATACCTTCAGGAAATACCAGCCCGACAGTCCCGCCCCGAGAATGACGGCCCCTAGGAGGCCGCTCCCTCCCGTGGAAAGAA is a genomic window of Aminivibrio pyruvatiphilus containing:
- a CDS encoding TAXI family TRAP transporter solute-binding subunit — protein: MKGKAWKGIALAAALMMCFGVPVTASALELKQVSIAGAGTAGTFYIMAAGIADLFGKQLGVNSVAEVTAGSVENVKLLDSKRVELGVMQVDVMQNALAGKAQFKAPVDMVAIAPLYPNVIQIVTLKDSPINSFSDLKGKRISVGSPGSGILATNQIILETMGMTLDDIQPQYLSFAETTNAFRDGSVDAAIVNTAAPAPWVVDLETSHAVKLIELSKEEIEKFTGKFGHFVSAEIPKEAYKSLEKDVPTFAVWITLSGRGDLPEQDVYDMTKTIFEHTDFLKGIHSVGSYITLENVSKIASLPFHPGAVKFYAEKGIDVSPKK